A window from Toxoplasma gondii ME49 chromosome IX, whole genome shotgun sequence encodes these proteins:
- a CDS encoding hypothetical protein (encoded by transcript TGME49_264680), with translation MFHSCSVSFLFPEAPLRTSHFSPASAGREGFCIPSCSSAPLRVTIIAPQFPSVLSFLSEEKSRSLPRTFSLLLSISVRWRNFCVKHRGNRSAFRGVRVLLWKLSPQLPSRGNFLEIVEAFPVIWPPVHFPS, from the coding sequence ATGTTTCACTCATGTTCCGTcagtttccttttccctgAAGCACCCCTCCGGACTTCACACTTCTCGCCTGCTTCCGCTGGCCGAGAAGGCTTTTGCATACCTTCATGCTCGTCAGCCCCGCTGCGAGTGACCATTATTGCTCCACAGTTTCCTTCCGTGTTGTCCTTTCTTAGCGAAGAAAAATCTCGATCCCTTCCACGTactttctccctccttctttccaTTTCAGTCCGGTGGAGAAATTTTTGCGTGAAACACAGGGGGAATCGTTCCGCGTTTCGAGGAGTTCGCGTGCTGTTGTGGAAGCTGAGCCCCCAGCTGCCCTCTAGAGGGAACTTCCTTGAAATTGTTGAAGCATTTCCCGTTATTTGGCCTCCCGTCCATTTCCCGTCTTGA